A stretch of the uncultured Trichococcus sp. genome encodes the following:
- a CDS encoding acyltransferase: MQKSVQSQRIEIFDGMRGLASVIVMIFHMAVWTVYGYSANEYKIFANSFWRVATQTPLKLIWGGNEAVLVFYIIGGFVLARPYLSGRKLDFKPFIIKRWIRLMLPYVLIITVTVMLIALFGAWKHDTIDLSGSFNVKWKRVPNALEMLLYFVGYDYNLNILSGAFWSMVQEWRLSFILPFIAVALHRYATGKVLGGYAVMQFAIEKLTDWGMRSDTAWLAQLSESLNRTNYYAIFFVMGAVLAKHLPAIRTFVQQHRLFRILSAWAIPFLIPSQWILAALGLSFRVRHALLLTGVGIILFLLLCMESPRLTAFFKSKPLLLLGKLSFSLYLTHTTSIVLFVTLLGQIIPPEIALLLSPLFALPVAYLWQKHVETWCLDLLNHFKK, encoded by the coding sequence ATGCAAAAATCCGTCCAAAGCCAACGGATCGAAATCTTTGACGGCATGCGGGGATTGGCCTCGGTCATTGTCATGATTTTCCACATGGCGGTCTGGACAGTTTATGGTTACAGTGCCAATGAATACAAAATTTTTGCCAACTCATTTTGGCGGGTGGCGACACAGACACCCTTGAAACTGATCTGGGGCGGCAATGAGGCGGTGCTGGTCTTCTACATCATCGGTGGTTTCGTGCTGGCGCGGCCTTACCTGAGTGGGCGCAAGCTGGATTTCAAGCCTTTCATCATCAAACGCTGGATCCGCTTGATGCTCCCGTATGTGCTGATCATCACGGTAACGGTCATGCTGATTGCCCTATTCGGAGCTTGGAAACATGACACGATCGACTTGAGTGGTTCGTTCAATGTGAAATGGAAAAGAGTGCCTAACGCGCTGGAAATGCTGCTGTACTTTGTCGGTTATGACTACAATCTGAATATTTTGAGTGGGGCTTTCTGGAGCATGGTCCAGGAATGGCGCCTGTCCTTCATTCTGCCTTTTATCGCGGTGGCATTGCATCGCTACGCGACGGGGAAAGTGTTAGGCGGCTATGCCGTCATGCAATTCGCGATCGAGAAGCTGACGGATTGGGGGATGCGCAGCGACACAGCTTGGTTGGCGCAGCTGTCTGAATCGCTCAACCGGACGAATTATTATGCAATCTTTTTTGTTATGGGAGCTGTTTTGGCGAAGCATCTGCCGGCGATCCGGACATTTGTGCAGCAGCACCGTCTTTTCCGGATCCTGTCGGCCTGGGCGATTCCGTTCTTGATTCCTAGCCAGTGGATCTTGGCGGCGCTCGGTTTATCGTTCCGGGTGCGGCATGCGCTGTTGCTGACTGGTGTGGGGATCATTTTGTTTCTGTTATTGTGCATGGAATCGCCGCGTTTGACGGCCTTCTTCAAATCGAAACCGCTGCTGCTTTTGGGAAAGCTGTCCTTCAGCCTGTACCTGACGCACACGACGTCGATCGTCCTCTTTGTGACGTTACTCGGCCAGATCATCCCGCCGGAAATTGCGCTGTTGCTGTCGCCGCTGTTCGCTTTGCCTGTGGCGTACTTATGGCAGAAGCATGTCGAAACATGGTGCCTCGATTTGCTGAATCATTTCAAGAAATAG
- a CDS encoding transposase, with translation MATILPENQINQELNSSVHQFFREQKLGTLLNQSNIRKEAGISPVLLVQFIFSLVLQKKNLYRTLESGREPEAPAKDAVYRLLNNATYNWRKFLLLLSQNVITQKLLPLVSENRERVLILDDSLYSRARSKSVEMLALVHDHTTKKFVRGFRMLTLGWSDGNTFLPLAFSLLSSEKQSNRFQEINPAIDKRTVGYKRRKEAVKKSTEALFDLLDDINPLQLCAQTLLFDSWFAFPKVIKRVVSEYPLEVICMLKRMHRVYYTYEGQKYTLTQLYQVVRKKRGRAKILASVVVSLGLDDNEKEIQARIVFVRDRNRSKNWLAILSTDTNLPEEEVVRLYGKRWDIECFFKVAKSHLALGKEFQCRSYDAMVAHTTIVFTRYIMLALRTREAQDPRTIGQLFFLCCDELEDIRFAEAILLVLDCLKASLTEEPILSEEMVQSVLDRVFDNFPAFLKRAFHQPEKQFPSVLAA, from the coding sequence ATGGCTACTATTTTACCAGAAAATCAAATCAATCAGGAACTTAATTCTTCTGTTCATCAATTTTTTCGCGAACAGAAACTGGGGACGTTACTCAATCAATCCAATATCCGAAAAGAAGCAGGCATCTCACCGGTACTACTGGTCCAATTCATCTTTTCATTGGTCCTTCAAAAGAAAAATTTGTATCGGACATTGGAATCCGGACGGGAGCCAGAGGCTCCTGCCAAGGATGCGGTTTATCGTCTGCTCAACAACGCAACCTATAATTGGCGCAAGTTTCTGTTGTTACTGAGCCAGAATGTCATTACCCAGAAATTGCTCCCGCTTGTCTCGGAAAACCGCGAACGCGTCCTGATTTTGGATGATTCCTTATACAGCCGTGCCCGTAGTAAATCAGTCGAAATGCTTGCGCTCGTTCATGACCATACTACCAAGAAGTTCGTCCGTGGCTTTCGCATGCTGACTTTGGGGTGGTCAGATGGGAACACTTTCCTGCCGCTTGCGTTCTCTTTGTTGAGCTCAGAGAAACAATCGAACCGTTTCCAAGAAATCAATCCCGCCATAGATAAGCGCACCGTGGGTTACAAGCGTCGAAAGGAAGCCGTCAAAAAGTCGACGGAAGCGCTGTTCGACTTGCTTGATGATATAAATCCGCTCCAACTCTGCGCTCAGACGTTACTTTTCGATAGTTGGTTTGCATTTCCAAAAGTGATCAAGCGCGTAGTTTCAGAGTATCCACTCGAGGTGATCTGTATGCTAAAACGGATGCACCGCGTGTACTACACGTATGAAGGGCAAAAGTATACTTTGACCCAGTTGTATCAGGTTGTGCGCAAAAAACGTGGTCGTGCCAAGATTCTCGCATCTGTTGTCGTCAGCTTGGGATTGGACGATAATGAAAAAGAGATCCAAGCCCGTATTGTCTTCGTGCGTGACCGAAACCGCTCCAAAAATTGGCTTGCAATTTTGTCCACAGATACAAACCTGCCTGAAGAAGAAGTTGTGCGTCTCTACGGCAAACGCTGGGATATTGAGTGTTTCTTCAAGGTGGCAAAATCACATCTGGCGCTAGGAAAAGAGTTTCAGTGCCGCAGTTACGATGCGATGGTAGCCCACACGACGATTGTCTTCACACGTTACATCATGCTTGCACTTCGGACGCGCGAAGCGCAAGATCCAAGGACCATCGGTCAGCTGTTCTTTTTGTGTTGTGATGAATTGGAAGACATCCGATTTGCAGAAGCAATTCTATTGGTATTGGACTGTCTGAAGGCGTCTCTCACGGAAGAACCTATCTTGTCTGAAGAAATGGTGCAGTCTGTTCTGGACAGAGTTTTCGACAACTTTCCTGCTTTCTTAAAACGAGCATTTCATCAACCTGAAAAGCAGTTCCCAAGCGTTTTAGCGGCATAA
- a CDS encoding RloB family protein, with the protein MENRRREHKKKFERPVGTKRPEKTFLILCEGTKTEPNYFRSFHVISAQVEIVGTAMNTMSLVNHAREVVKGRPDEYDEIWLVFDKDSFDRDIFNEAVFFCETHYRQGFRAAYSNEAFEIWYLLHFELIKKSISRFHYPDMLSKRLGFFYKKNHPHMYNVLLSRQPAAIQNAKKLYSQRSPSPARDNPSTTVFMLVEELNKHLRK; encoded by the coding sequence ATGGAAAATAGAAGAAGAGAACACAAGAAAAAATTTGAACGGCCGGTCGGAACGAAAAGGCCGGAAAAAACTTTCCTGATTCTTTGCGAAGGCACTAAAACCGAACCGAACTACTTCCGCAGTTTTCACGTCATCTCGGCGCAGGTCGAAATCGTTGGTACAGCGATGAATACGATGTCTTTAGTCAACCATGCGCGAGAGGTCGTCAAGGGTCGACCGGACGAATATGATGAAATTTGGCTGGTATTCGATAAGGATTCATTTGACCGGGATATCTTCAATGAAGCCGTCTTTTTCTGTGAAACGCATTACCGGCAAGGCTTCCGTGCCGCCTACAGCAACGAAGCTTTCGAAATCTGGTATCTGCTGCATTTTGAGCTGATCAAAAAATCGATTTCACGTTTCCATTATCCTGATATGCTGTCGAAACGACTGGGATTTTTCTACAAAAAAAATCATCCGCATATGTATAACGTACTATTATCAAGGCAGCCGGCAGCCATCCAGAACGCCAAGAAACTCTACAGTCAGCGCTCGCCGTCGCCTGCCCGCGACAATCCATCCACGACTGTTTTCATGCTGGTCGAGGAGCTGAACAAGCATCTGAGGAAATAA
- a CDS encoding metal-binding protein ZinT gives MKKKHRTIRWMIGSLLALSLAACQPDPETEETTESSTTAAEITIEPVNLQDQATIDAANGIFEDSQVADRPLSDWEGEWQSVYPYLLDGTLDSVFTDKAEDTGEKTAEEYKEYYTIGYESAFTGLTITADSITFYEGDTARTGTYAYSGYQILTYESGKKGVRYLFERTDDAEAAPKYVQFSDHIIEPTASAHFHIYLGDDSHAALLEEMDNWPTFYPAGMDGDEIVEEMLHH, from the coding sequence ATGAAGAAAAAACATAGAACAATCCGCTGGATGATCGGCAGCCTGCTCGCATTGAGTTTGGCGGCTTGCCAGCCCGATCCGGAAACCGAGGAGACCACAGAATCCAGTACCACTGCCGCAGAGATCACGATCGAGCCCGTCAACCTGCAGGACCAAGCGACCATCGATGCCGCCAACGGTATCTTTGAGGACAGCCAAGTTGCCGACCGCCCATTGAGCGATTGGGAAGGCGAATGGCAATCCGTCTACCCTTACCTGCTTGATGGCACACTCGATAGCGTCTTCACGGATAAAGCGGAAGACACCGGCGAAAAGACCGCCGAAGAATACAAAGAATACTACACCATCGGCTACGAATCGGCCTTTACCGGCCTGACGATCACCGCCGATTCGATCACGTTCTACGAAGGTGATACCGCACGCACCGGAACTTACGCGTACAGCGGTTACCAGATTTTGACCTACGAATCCGGAAAAAAAGGCGTCCGCTACCTGTTTGAACGGACGGATGATGCCGAAGCTGCACCGAAGTACGTCCAGTTCAGCGATCACATCATCGAACCGACCGCATCCGCGCACTTCCACATTTATCTGGGAGACGATAGCCACGCAGCGCTTTTGGAGGAGATGGACAACTGGCCGACTTTCTACCCGGCCGGGATGGATGGGGACGAAATCGTCGAGGAGATGTTGCACCACTGA
- a CDS encoding YdcF family protein → MANYPFDKERSLLKTDESTRITMLLLNVFLIVTAVSLTISFYILANLEINEEPVVSDIIIVPEGAPERGVKASELLEAGYSESGKIIVSPLLVDAELLHLQPYGELGMMDDDILADHQATSTWTNAIYSIALMEENGFDTAIVVSSDYHMNRVKYSFEKAAKGKDLTFIYVSAGGPYGLPWIETQLGRRLAQHEIFKTIGYWLGLYHFIDIGEGGS, encoded by the coding sequence ATGGCAAATTATCCATTCGACAAGGAGCGCAGCCTCCTGAAGACGGACGAATCGACCAGAATAACGATGTTGCTGCTGAATGTATTTCTGATCGTGACTGCCGTATCTTTGACAATCAGCTTCTACATCCTCGCCAATCTGGAAATCAATGAGGAACCGGTCGTTTCCGACATCATCATCGTACCTGAAGGCGCGCCGGAACGAGGAGTCAAGGCCTCAGAACTGTTGGAAGCAGGTTATTCCGAATCCGGCAAGATCATCGTTTCTCCGCTGCTTGTGGATGCCGAACTATTGCATCTGCAGCCCTACGGCGAACTTGGGATGATGGATGATGATATACTGGCGGATCACCAAGCGACCAGTACATGGACTAATGCCATATACAGTATCGCGTTGATGGAAGAAAATGGTTTCGACACAGCGATTGTTGTGTCGAGCGATTATCACATGAACCGGGTCAAGTACAGCTTCGAAAAAGCTGCAAAAGGAAAGGATTTGACATTCATCTATGTGTCAGCTGGCGGTCCGTACGGCTTGCCATGGATCGAAACCCAGCTCGGGAGACGTCTAGCGCAGCATGAAATCTTTAAAACAATCGGTTATTGGCTAGGTTTGTATCATTTCATCGATATCGGCGAAGGCGGCTCTTAA
- a CDS encoding ATP-binding protein has product MLVEIVVENFFSFKDEATFSMVASPIGEHPESVYGKNNIAVTKLATIYGANASGKSNLLKAMKMIQEGLLLQKCSSSEWLDHIEPFHLDARTEKKDTMLEVSFLLDGKLYRYGFFVNRKRVTEEFLYLEGDEQKDLFFRNATGQIAGGEWAEMFRDIILDDTRLALSSLLSAPESAEHPELKLFIEWFTEMRIILDTSKIGLSISMAKMHLSKYKHNLLALIQVADPSIQDIVVHELENSRNGRPELAFFVVKTRRNEAGESELHCENFRFQDTESAGTVKLLALAGPIIEALEKGGLLMVDEMDTQFHTLMTRYVLELFSGDVNDKGAQMIYSTHDITNLSSNLFRRDQVWFVEKDTYSASHLTSLVEYRFDDEERKNSFEFYRNYLNGKYGAIPFPRPLDWWVDNGK; this is encoded by the coding sequence ATGCTTGTAGAAATAGTGGTGGAGAATTTTTTTTCCTTTAAAGATGAGGCTACCTTTTCGATGGTCGCCAGCCCGATCGGTGAACACCCGGAGTCCGTCTATGGCAAAAACAATATCGCTGTGACAAAATTGGCGACGATCTATGGGGCGAATGCCAGCGGGAAAAGCAATCTTCTGAAGGCCATGAAGATGATCCAGGAAGGCCTTCTGTTGCAGAAGTGCTCATCCAGTGAATGGCTCGACCATATCGAACCGTTCCATCTGGATGCGCGCACCGAGAAAAAGGATACGATGTTGGAAGTAAGTTTTCTGTTGGACGGGAAGCTTTATCGCTATGGTTTTTTCGTCAACCGCAAACGGGTTACCGAAGAATTCCTTTACTTGGAAGGCGACGAGCAGAAGGATCTGTTTTTCCGGAATGCGACCGGACAGATCGCCGGTGGGGAATGGGCTGAAATGTTCCGCGACATCATTTTGGACGATACGCGTTTGGCCTTGTCTTCGTTGCTTTCCGCTCCTGAATCAGCTGAACATCCGGAACTGAAACTGTTCATAGAATGGTTCACGGAGATGCGCATCATCCTCGACACTTCGAAAATCGGATTGTCGATTTCGATGGCGAAGATGCACCTGTCAAAATACAAGCATAATCTCTTGGCCTTGATTCAGGTGGCCGATCCGTCCATTCAGGATATTGTTGTTCACGAATTGGAAAATTCGCGCAATGGGAGGCCGGAACTTGCCTTTTTTGTCGTCAAGACACGGCGCAATGAAGCCGGGGAATCGGAGCTCCATTGCGAAAATTTCCGTTTCCAGGATACCGAATCGGCAGGTACGGTCAAGCTTTTGGCTTTGGCCGGTCCGATCATCGAGGCGCTCGAAAAAGGTGGACTGTTGATGGTCGATGAAATGGATACGCAATTCCACACTTTGATGACGCGCTACGTGCTGGAACTTTTTTCCGGCGACGTCAACGATAAGGGTGCGCAGATGATATACTCGACGCACGATATCACGAACCTTTCCAGCAACCTTTTCCGCAGGGATCAAGTCTGGTTCGTGGAAAAGGACACGTACAGCGCCAGCCACCTGACTTCCTTGGTTGAATATCGTTTTGATGACGAGGAAAGGAAGAATAGTTTTGAATTTTACCGCAACTACCTGAACGGCAAATATGGGGCAATCCCATTTCCTCGGCCGTTGGATTGGTGGGTCGACAATGGAAAATAG
- a CDS encoding GtrA family protein yields the protein MTKVLAQVAKFGLVGVVATVLDFLILFVLADFIGLHYLTAAALAFVAATLFNYAASMRYVFTSRFGEAEKRQELLLFFTLSVIGLGLNQVLMWVFVDQVALHYLVAKIAATVFVMAWNFISRKIWLEDKNAG from the coding sequence ATGACTAAAGTGTTGGCTCAAGTGGCAAAATTCGGACTCGTCGGTGTCGTGGCGACGGTACTGGATTTTCTGATTTTGTTTGTTCTGGCCGACTTCATCGGCCTGCATTACTTGACGGCCGCTGCGTTGGCGTTTGTTGCGGCGACGTTGTTCAATTACGCGGCGAGCATGCGCTACGTGTTCACGAGCCGCTTTGGCGAAGCTGAGAAGCGTCAGGAATTGCTGCTCTTCTTCACTCTAAGTGTCATCGGCCTGGGCTTGAACCAAGTGCTGATGTGGGTGTTCGTTGATCAAGTGGCGTTGCATTACCTGGTGGCCAAGATTGCCGCTACTGTGTTCGTGATGGCCTGGAATTTCATTTCGCGGAAGATTTGGCTGGAGGATAAGAATGCAGGATGA
- a CDS encoding DUF2922 domain-containing protein, with protein MTTTVTLELKFLTADGKTRNLSVKNPKSGLTAAELQPAMDAIIGLNAFEVKGINPFTAVNSARYVERTITDLIAEAE; from the coding sequence ATGACGACAACAGTAACCTTGGAATTGAAATTTTTGACGGCCGACGGGAAAACCCGCAACTTGAGTGTCAAGAACCCGAAAAGTGGGTTGACAGCGGCTGAACTGCAACCAGCAATGGACGCCATCATCGGCCTGAACGCGTTCGAAGTGAAAGGCATCAACCCCTTCACCGCAGTCAACAGCGCCCGCTACGTGGAACGCACCATCACCGACCTGATCGCCGAAGCCGAATAA
- a CDS encoding sigma-70 family RNA polymerase sigma factor, with product MNMKKRICTDEAATKLSELYAGVIHHCLKKINRYPDHNDYDDFYQLGLITLFDTYETCLKDALATENSFLFVSYAKQKIHWTFLDQIRKDRKKENREAYLSEEELEEIANAASFEDQLEEEDLLQRLCACLTVEENAYLRDALEGLNITEIAKKQKISRKTIYKRRQQIQTKASHFLNR from the coding sequence ATGAATATGAAAAAAAGAATCTGCACCGATGAAGCCGCCACAAAATTAAGCGAGCTGTACGCGGGTGTCATCCACCATTGTCTGAAAAAAATCAACCGGTATCCGGACCACAACGACTACGACGACTTCTACCAATTAGGGCTGATCACCCTTTTCGACACTTACGAAACTTGCCTGAAGGACGCGCTCGCAACCGAGAACAGCTTTCTGTTCGTCAGCTATGCCAAACAAAAAATCCACTGGACTTTCCTGGACCAAATCCGTAAGGACCGCAAAAAAGAAAACCGCGAAGCCTACCTTTCCGAAGAGGAGCTGGAGGAAATCGCCAATGCAGCCTCATTTGAAGACCAACTGGAGGAAGAAGATCTGCTGCAACGCCTTTGCGCCTGTCTGACCGTCGAGGAGAATGCCTATCTGCGGGACGCGCTGGAAGGACTGAACATCACCGAAATCGCCAAAAAACAAAAGATTTCGCGCAAAACGATCTACAAAAGACGGCAGCAGATCCAAACCAAAGCCAGCCATTTTCTGAACCGCTGA
- a CDS encoding glycosyltransferase family 2 protein, which translates to MSKDIISIVVPCHNEEEMVPIFHKEITAVSDQLPDAVFELVFVNDGSKDATLAELKRLASLDERVHYLSFSRNFGKEAAMVAGLRHATGNYVAVMDADLQDPPAMLVEMVALIRTGEYDCIGTKRLDRKGEPPIRSFFARQFYQLINRISDTEIVDGARDFRLMTRQMVDAVLDMTEYNRFSKGIFSWVGFETKYLSYENQERVAGKTTWSFWSLFKYSLDGIVAFSEAPLAIAAFTGFLSFAVAILAALILTVRTLVFGNATSGWTSLIVIILGMGGLQLLCLGILGKYLGKTFMETKRRPLYILKETDGALPTGRKEEQNDD; encoded by the coding sequence ATGTCAAAAGATATCATTTCCATCGTCGTTCCTTGCCACAACGAGGAAGAGATGGTACCGATTTTTCATAAAGAAATAACAGCGGTCAGCGACCAGTTGCCGGATGCCGTATTTGAACTGGTTTTCGTGAACGACGGCTCGAAGGATGCCACTCTGGCTGAATTGAAGCGATTGGCTTCTTTGGATGAACGCGTGCACTACCTTTCCTTTTCGCGCAACTTCGGCAAAGAAGCGGCGATGGTTGCGGGCCTGCGCCACGCGACCGGTAATTACGTTGCCGTGATGGATGCCGATCTCCAGGACCCGCCGGCTATGCTGGTGGAGATGGTTGCCCTGATCCGCACAGGCGAATATGATTGCATCGGGACGAAACGCCTTGACCGCAAAGGCGAACCGCCGATCCGATCCTTTTTCGCGAGGCAGTTCTATCAGTTGATCAACCGCATCTCCGATACCGAGATCGTCGACGGCGCCCGGGATTTCCGGCTGATGACCCGCCAGATGGTCGATGCGGTGCTTGATATGACTGAATACAACAGGTTTTCGAAAGGGATCTTCAGCTGGGTCGGCTTCGAGACGAAGTACCTGTCGTACGAAAATCAGGAACGCGTCGCCGGCAAGACGACTTGGTCGTTCTGGAGCCTGTTCAAATATTCGCTGGACGGAATTGTGGCCTTTTCCGAGGCACCGTTGGCGATCGCGGCCTTCACCGGTTTCCTGTCGTTCGCCGTTGCGATTTTGGCAGCCTTGATCCTGACAGTGCGGACGCTGGTTTTCGGCAACGCAACTTCCGGCTGGACTTCGCTCATCGTTATCATCTTAGGGATGGGCGGCTTGCAATTGCTCTGTCTGGGGATCCTCGGAAAATATCTGGGGAAAACCTTCATGGAGACGAAGCGGCGTCCGCTCTATATATTGAAGGAGACGGACGGTGCCTTGCCGACTGGTCGCAAGGAGGAGCAGAACGATGACTAA
- a CDS encoding LysM peptidoglycan-binding domain-containing protein codes for MNYTIEKRIFSIYQNPLTASNLIIAHESGNPNNVGKNSLENEVSYMLRNWQNAFVSHWVGGGGKIIQIANVGKVQWGVGPKANGYAYAQVELARTNNRSIFEQDYKAYVWLLQKLALEAGIPCTLNCGASVHDKGIKTHSWVSKNVGGTDHTDPDGYLASWGISQARFRQDIEAGLSALPPLASAPGTFLLHRVVKGDTLWGLSRKYGTTPATLKQLNQLSGNLILIGQQLKVRQY; via the coding sequence ATGAACTACACGATCGAAAAACGCATCTTTTCCATCTACCAGAATCCACTCACCGCAAGCAACCTGATCATCGCCCACGAGTCCGGCAATCCGAACAACGTCGGCAAAAATAGCCTCGAGAACGAAGTCAGTTACATGCTGCGCAACTGGCAAAACGCCTTTGTTTCCCATTGGGTCGGCGGAGGCGGGAAAATAATCCAGATCGCCAACGTCGGCAAAGTCCAATGGGGTGTCGGCCCGAAAGCGAACGGTTATGCCTATGCCCAAGTCGAGCTGGCGCGGACGAACAATCGCTCCATTTTTGAACAGGACTACAAAGCCTACGTTTGGCTGCTGCAGAAATTGGCGCTGGAAGCAGGCATCCCCTGCACGCTGAACTGCGGAGCGAGCGTACATGACAAAGGCATCAAAACCCATTCCTGGGTTTCCAAAAATGTCGGCGGGACCGATCATACCGATCCGGACGGCTACCTCGCGAGTTGGGGTATATCGCAGGCCCGCTTTCGTCAGGATATCGAGGCCGGCCTCTCCGCGCTGCCTCCCCTTGCCAGCGCACCCGGCACGTTCCTGCTGCACCGTGTCGTGAAAGGCGACACGCTCTGGGGCTTGTCGCGCAAATATGGAACGACCCCAGCTACGCTAAAGCAGCTGAACCAGCTGTCGGGCAATCTGATCTTGATTGGACAGCAATTGAAGGTGCGCCAGTACTGA
- a CDS encoding glucose 1-dehydrogenase — protein MNKVAVVTGGASGMGEAICRLFAKEGAKVVVADYNFEGAEKVASEINTQTPDAATAIKTDVSIETDINAMIDTAITFFGKVDILINNAGIMDGFEPVGEVTNARWDRVFAVNVNGPMYASRKAIQYFLEQGHGNIINIASIGGLQGGRAGAAYAASKHAVIGLTKNTAFMYAKKGIRCNAIAPGAVATNIAQSMGNISTFGQETTGVGMAINPAFGMPEQIASVALFLASDDASFVNGSVVTVDGGWTSY, from the coding sequence ATGAACAAAGTCGCTGTTGTAACTGGAGGCGCTTCGGGTATGGGCGAAGCCATCTGTCGCCTGTTTGCTAAAGAAGGCGCAAAAGTGGTCGTTGCCGATTATAACTTCGAAGGTGCCGAAAAAGTCGCAAGTGAAATCAACACGCAAACCCCTGACGCTGCAACTGCCATCAAAACCGATGTCTCCATCGAAACCGACATAAATGCCATGATTGACACTGCAATCACTTTCTTCGGTAAAGTGGATATCCTCATCAATAATGCCGGCATCATGGACGGCTTCGAACCGGTCGGAGAAGTCACAAATGCGCGGTGGGACCGTGTCTTCGCCGTCAATGTCAACGGCCCGATGTATGCAAGCCGTAAAGCCATCCAATATTTCCTGGAACAAGGCCATGGTAATATCATCAATATCGCCTCAATCGGCGGTCTTCAGGGAGGTCGTGCCGGTGCGGCTTATGCCGCTTCCAAACATGCTGTCATAGGACTGACCAAAAACACGGCCTTCATGTACGCAAAAAAAGGTATCCGCTGCAACGCAATCGCCCCAGGAGCTGTCGCCACCAATATCGCCCAGTCAATGGGCAACATCAGCACATTTGGCCAGGAAACAACCGGCGTCGGCATGGCCATTAATCCGGCCTTCGGAATGCCCGAGCAGATCGCTTCCGTTGCGCTCTTTCTGGCTTCTGACGATGCCAGTTTCGTCAATGGATCTGTCGTGACCGTTGACGGCGGCTGGACCAGCTACTGA
- a CDS encoding FMN-dependent NADH-azoreductase — protein MNVLVVKGNNRPAEEAISSKMYETFLAAAKENEKLNITTYNVFSEDMPYLGQDLFGAYGKMAVGEELTDIETRLLAAKQKAMDAVTAADVIVFAFPLWNLTIPAKLQTFIDYIFAAGFAFKYDETGTMVALMPEKKVILLNARGGYYSAPEMAPMDMGVNYMRNVFGGVFGMEIIGEVVIEGHAAVPDQAATIIAEGLAKVEALAKSL, from the coding sequence ATGAACGTTTTAGTAGTAAAAGGAAACAACAGACCAGCAGAGGAAGCCATTTCTTCAAAAATGTATGAAACTTTTTTGGCTGCAGCCAAAGAAAATGAAAAATTGAACATCACAACTTATAACGTCTTTTCAGAAGACATGCCATACTTAGGCCAAGATCTTTTCGGCGCTTACGGCAAAATGGCAGTCGGCGAAGAATTGACTGATATCGAAACACGCCTTTTGGCAGCAAAACAAAAAGCAATGGATGCAGTGACTGCTGCTGACGTAATCGTATTCGCCTTCCCATTGTGGAACTTGACGATCCCAGCTAAATTGCAAACATTCATCGACTACATCTTTGCAGCTGGCTTTGCTTTCAAATATGATGAAACAGGCACAATGGTTGCTTTGATGCCTGAAAAGAAAGTTATCCTATTGAACGCTCGTGGAGGCTACTACTCCGCTCCTGAAATGGCCCCAATGGATATGGGCGTCAACTACATGCGCAACGTATTCGGCGGCGTATTCGGAATGGAAATCATCGGCGAAGTTGTCATCGAAGGACATGCAGCAGTTCCCGATCAAGCAGCAACCATCATCGCAGAAGGCTTGGCGAAAGTCGAAGCATTGGCTAAATCACTTTAA